A single Gambusia affinis linkage group LG20, SWU_Gaff_1.0, whole genome shotgun sequence DNA region contains:
- the LOC122823134 gene encoding leucine-rich repeat, immunoglobulin-like domain and transmembrane domain-containing protein 2: MDVFCAVFGMFFVFNIITPGFSACLLGCSCTNENLGRTLLCMENPMAHIPENIPDDFTKIRIENCHLTELPQGSFSQVHALEFLWLNFNEITLMNIKSLEGLSNLTELRLQGNKLTSIPWTAFQSSPRLKILDLKNNQLDVLPEHALRYLPALTYLDLSFNKLSITSKEVFTNWPLYQIAEKAWGKEGLVSNVVLALHDNPWSCDCRLKGFVEFIHKVSPPVILMNSYLKCSGPGNKVDKYFHEIQLKTCMKPVASAAESNVSLSLGANATLTCLVKARPLSNIQWLYPLKIIRGFASTQTQIDEETITSQLVIPSVHLEDRGLYTCMANNFIGNSSVCISLNIDSPVSSAPLPPPVPMLSSNDSPHIDIRIAKQTVYGITLEWHAVTDNPAETWFTIHFGKYDSPKKEIIFIGPGINSYSVSDLLPVTKYEVCVTLKNHPPREGQCIVFVTGSDISQLEQRERLIHIIVIVCAMVLAVPAGMYACTTERRFSCVDRCVDLWKKRRRHAEDAEGSERQNTFDSLQAASNEALYRDSEGKQTKRRKSEDRCRGGSAAHLY; this comes from the exons ATGGACGTATTTTGTGCCGTGTTTGGGATGTTCTTTGTATTTAATATCATCACCCCTGGATTCTCTGCATGTCTGCTGGGCTGCTCCTGCACTAATGAGAACTTGGGAAG GACTTTGCTCTGCATGGAAAACCCGATGGCGCACATCCCAGAGAACATCCCTGATGATTTTACTAAAATCCGAATTGAAAACTGCCACCTGACTGAGTTACCACAAGGCTCCTTCTCTCAAGTTCATGCCTTAGAGTTCCTCTGGCTGAATTTCAATGAGATCACGCTGATGAACATCAAAAGCCTGGAGGGCCTCTCCAACCTGACCGAGCTAAGGCTACAAGGCAACAAGCTGACTTCGATACCATGGACTGCATTTCAGAGCTCACCAAGACTCAAAATTTTGGACCTGAAGAACAATCAGTTAGATGTGTTGCCAGAGCACGCATTGAGATACTTGCCTGCACTGACCTACTTAGATTTATCCTTCAATAAGCTTAGCATCACATCAAAGGAAGTGTTCACCAATTGGCCTCTTTACCAAATAGCTGAGAAAGCGTGGGGGAAAGAAGGTCTGGTCTCCAACGTGGTCTTAGCGTTACATGACAACCCCTGGTCGTGTGACTGCCGCcttaaaggttttgttgaatTCATTCATAAGGTGAGCCCTCCTGTCATCCTCATGAACTCTTACTTGAAGTGCTCTGGCCCAGGCAACAAAGTGGACAAATATTTCCATGAGATCCAGCTGAAAACCTGCATGAAGCCGGTGGCCTCGGCGGCAGAGTCTAACGTTAGTTTGTCTCTGGGAGCAAATGCAACACTGACGTGCCTAGTCAAAGCCAGGCCACTTTCAAACATTCAGTGGCTGTATCCTCTCAAGATCATCAGAGGATTTGCTT CTACTCAGACTCAGATAGATGAGGAGACCATCACATCCCAGTTGGTGATCCCGTCCGTGCACCTGGAAGATCGCGGACTCTACACTTGCATGGCGAACAACTTCATTGGCAACTCCTCTGTTTGTATCTCACTGAACATTGATTCCCCCGTttcttcagctcctcttcctccacctgtACCCATGCTGTCATCTAATGACAGTCCCCACATTGACATCCGCATCGCCAAGCAGACTGTCTATGGCATCACCTTGGAGTGGCATGCCGTGACGGACAATCCAGCAGAAACCTGGTTCACCATCCACTTTGGTAAGTACGATTCACCCAAGAAAGAGATTATCTTCATTGGCCCTGGCATAAACAGTTACTCGGTCAGCGACTTACTTCCCGTCACCAAATATGAGGTGTGCGTCACCCTGAAAAACCATCCCCCCAGAGAGGGCCAGTGCATCGTCTTTGTGACAGGTAGCGACATTAGTCAgctggagcagagagagagactcATCCACATCATTGTCATTGTGTGCGCCATGGTACTGGCAGTGCCGGCAGGCATGTACGCATGCACCACGGAGCGTAGGTTCAGCTGCGTGGACCGCTGTGTGGATCtgtggaagaagaggaggaggcatGCTGAGGACGCAGAGGGATCAGAAAGGCAGAACACCTTTGACAGCCTGCAGGCAGCCAGCAATGAAGCCCTGTATAGGGACtcagagggaaaacaaacaaagaggcGGAAATCAGAAGACAGGTGCAGAGGGGGAAGTGCTGCTCATCTATACTAG
- the LOC122823392 gene encoding cadherin-related family member 1: MKKYKKTHAFMFLLLLHYSLGQSDYAPYFYDNGPSSISGNMALFSISEDTPVGTQIYILNGTDPEGDPVRYDLTFEKGSTEYFRVEPKSGNVTLIQELDREKQDEISVIVSITDGRNKVVETVRVFVTDANDEAPEFQSLPFIADVPEDTAPGSSIYRVHAMDKDLGSGGSVSYYLQSSPFAKFTIDGHSGILRVKPGETLDYETTPTHFVTVVAKDGGGKYKGRHQVLTSTATVTINVLDAQDMPPSFVGTPYFGYIYEVSVPGSEIYTVSAKDGDQSNPNPIHYSIVNGSDGVFDINSTSGCITLTTPPSLLKNELYEIKVKAFEVGSNNQLLDYDVTTVTVRVVDLNNHPPTFYGENGPQSKFEVTMYEHPPAGEILRGFKITVNDSDQGANAKFKLRLVGPSRVLRVVPQTVLNEAQVTIIVEDASGIDFEKGPTLSFKLLAVEIDTPERFSATADIVINLLDTNDNVPVFTSEYYIARVPENSPGGSSVLSVTANDPDSGSWGEVKYTIYGSGSDLFAIHPSTGLIITQPWTSLDAEMRSKYNFYVKAEDSEGKYSIAEVFVSVLDMNDHPPEFDEEFQEKTMIIGTPVKVQAVDEDAESPNNVIEYSIMTADPDNAFDINANTGEIQLKPFIKSMEIVHNITKQKDCKWSLVVQARDRGSPSFSTTAVINIDITEATPLKGPMAAFLMKSRDNPLRALGIVTFIILVLVGVTVMISTVMYMRNSKSNRIMPVRRIIKKRPRDQQTWKFKIPVIKLSSPAEKFLISDPESNPLQETSSPRLKPPPPNAPCLPPPPPSSSRLIERPRAVPTISGALASKGSKKAKPGRRKEGNISSALVSELKMKLEQKINENNQGYY, encoded by the exons ATGAAGAAATACAAGAAAACGCACGCATTCATGTTTCTCCTGCTACTTCACTACAGTTTGG GGCAATCAGACTATGCTCCATATTTCTATGACAACGGTCCTAGCAGCATAAGTGGGAACATGGCCTTGTTCAGCATCTCTGAGGATACACCTGTTG GAACACAGATATACATCCTGAACGGGACAGATCCAGAGGGGGATCCTGTACGATACGACCTCACATTTGAAAAAGGATCCACTGAATATTTCAGGGTGGAGCCTAAATCAGGAAACGTGACTCTAATTCAGGAGCTGGACAGAGAG AAACAAGATGAAATCTCAGTGATTGTCAGCATAACAGATGGACGCAATAAA GTTGTTGAGACTGTGAGAGTGTTTGTGACAGACGCCAATGATGAGGCACCAGAATTTCAAAGTCTGCCTTTTATCGCTGATGTTCCAGAG GACACTGCTCCAGGAAGTAGCATCTACAGAGTCCATGCTATGGACAAGGACTTGGGTTCAGGAGGCAGTGTTTCATATTATCTgcag AGTTCCCCATTTGCCAAGTTCACTATAGATGGACACAGCGGGATCCTCAGAGTAAAACCTGGCGAGACTTTGGATTATGAGACCACACCGACACATTTTGTGACAGTGGTCGCAAAG GATGGAGGTGGAAAGTACAAAGGGAGGCACCAGGTGCTGACCTCCACGGCTACTGTAACAATCAATGTTCTTGATGCCCAAGACATGCCCCCATCCTTTGTGGGAACCCCATACTTTGGGTACATCTATGAAGTCTCTGTCCCT gGCTCTGAAATATACACAGTGTCTGCTAAAGACGGGGATCAAAGCAATCCCAACCCTATCCATTATTCCATTGTGAATG GAAGTGATGGTGTTTTTGACATAAATAGCACCAGTGGATGCATTACTCTAACAACTCCTCCATCTCTGCTGAAAAATGAACTctatgaaataaaagtaaag GCATTTGAAGTCGGATCCAACAACCAGCTGTTAGACTACGATGTCACCACAGTGACTGTCCGGGTGGTGGATCTTAATAACCATCCTCCTACTTTTTATGGAGAAAATGGGCCCCAGAGCAAGTTTGAGGTCACCATGTATGAGCATCCTCCTGCTGGGGAGATCCTCAGAGGCTTTAAGATCACAGTGAATGACTCAGATCAG GGGGCAAACGCTAAATTTAAACTGAGACTGGTGGGACCCAGTAGAGTTCTTCGAGTTGTTCCCCAGACGGTCCTGAATGAAGCCCAGGTGACCATCATTGTGGAGGACGCATCTGGTATAGACTTTGAAAAGGGACCAACCCTATCTTTTAAG CTGCTGGCAGTAGAGATTGACACTCCTGAACGTTTCAGTGCGACGGCCGACATAGTGATCAACCTGCTGGACACAAATGACAACGTCCCCGTTTTCACATCCGAGTACTACATCGCCAGAGTGCCTGAGAACTCCCCGGGGGGCTCCAGTGTTCTGTCCGTCACA gcGAATGATCCAGACTCTGGTTCCTGGGGTGAAGTCAAATACACGATTTATGGATCAGGATCAGATTT ATTTGCAATCCACCCATCAACAGGCCTTATCATCACACAACCCTGGACCAGTCTGGACGCAGAGATGAGGTCAAAATACAACTTCTATGTCAAGGCAGAAGATTCAGAAGGCAAGTACAGCATAGCTGAAGTCTTTGTCAGCGTCCTTGACATGAATGACCATCCTCCGGAGTTTGATGAGGAATTTCAAGAGAAGACCATGATCATTGGGACACCTGTCAAAGTTCAG GCTGTGGATGAGGACGCAGAGTCTCCTAACAACGTCATAGAGTACTCCATCATGACAGCCGATCCCGACAACGCGTTTGACATCAATGCAAACACAGGGGAGATCCAGCTGAAGCCTTTCATCAAGTCCATGGAGATTGTGCACAATATCACCAAGCAGAAGGATTGCAAATGGTCTCTGGTGGTCCAGGCCAGGGACCGGGGATCTCCATCCTTTAGCACAACAGCTGTGATCAACATCGATATCACAGAGGCG ACTCCTCTCAAGGGGCCTATGGcagcatttttaatgaaaagtagGGACAATCCTCTGAGAGCTTTAGGCattgtcacttttatcattCTCGTACTGGTAGGAGTGACTGTGATGATCTCTACAGTCATGTACATGCGCAACTCAAAGTCAAACAGAATCATGCCAGTCCGGCGCATCATTAAGAAGCGACCCAGGGACCAGCAGACTTGGAAATTCAAGATTCCTGTCATCAAGTTGTCCAGCCCAGCAGAGAAGTTTCTGATCAGTGACCCAGAAAGCAACCCACTGCAGGAAACCAGCAGCCCCAGGCTGAAGCCTCCACCTCCTAATGCTCCTTGTCTGCCCCCTCCGCCTCCATCTAGCTCTCGGTTAATTGAGCGGCCCCGGGCGGTCCCGACCATATCTGGTGCACTGGCCTCCAAAGGTTCAAAGAAAGCAAAGCCTGGCCGCCGCAAAGAGGGAAACATCAGTTCTGCATTGGTGTCTGAGCTTAAAATGAAGCTGGAGCAGAAGATTAATGAGAATAACCAAGGGTATTATTAA
- the rgrb gene encoding retinal G protein coupled receptor b — MGTYTLPEGFSDFDMFAFGSALLVGGVLGFFLNAVSILAFLRVKEMRTPSNFLVFNLALADISLNVNGLTAAYASYLRYWPFGQDGCNYHAFQGMISVLASISFMAAIAWDRYHQYCTRQKLFWSTTVTMSSIIWILSIFWSAVPLMGWGVYDFEPMRTCCTLDYTRGDRDYITYMLTLTVLYLTFPAVTMYSCYDSIYKHFKKIHHHKFNTSLPLRVLLSCWGPYVLMCIYACFENVKIVSPKLRMLLPVVAKTNPIFNSLLYSFGNEFYRGGVWNFLTGQKIVEPDVKKSK; from the exons ATGGGAACTTATACACTACCGGAGGGATTCTCGGACTTTGACATGTTTGCATTCGGCTCTGCGCTTCTTGTTGGGG GGGTGCTGGGATTCTTCCTCAACGCCGTCAGCATCCTGGCCTTCCTCCGAGTGAAGGAGATGCGAACTCCCAGTAACTTCCTCGTGTTCAACCTGGCTTTGGCTGACATCAGTCTGAATGTAAACGGTCTCACAGCTGCTTATGCCAGCTATCTCAG GTACTGGCCATTTGGTCAAGATGGTTGTAATTATCACGCTTTCCAGGGGATGATATCAGTCCTGGCTTCTATCAGTTTCATGGCTGCGATCGCGTGGGACAGATATCACCAGTACTGCACCA GACAGAAGCTCTTCTGGAGCACGACAGTGACGATGAGCAGCATCATCTGGATTCTTTCCATCTTCTGGTCCGCCGTTCCACTCATGGGATGGGGCGTCTATGACTTTGAGCCAATGAGGACATGCTGCACGCTTGACTACACTAGAGGAGACAG GGACTACATTACCTACATGCTTACTTTGACGGTCCTCTACCTGACTTTCCCAGCTGTCACCATGTATTCTTGTTATGATTCCATCTACAAACACTTTAAGAAAATTCATCATCACAAG tttaacacCAGTTTGCCCTTGAGAGTATTGCTGTCATGTTGGGGCCCTTATGTCCTCATGTGCATCTATGCCTGCTTTGAGAACGTGAAAATTGTCTCTCCAAAACTGCGAATG TTGCTTCCAgttgttgcaaaaacaaatcccATCTTCAACTCTCTTCTCTACTCATTTGGAAATGAGTTCTACAGAGGAGGAGTTTGGAACTTCCTCACTGGACAGAAGATTGTTGAGCCAGACGTTAAgaagtccaaataa
- the slc18a3b gene encoding probable vesicular acetylcholine transporter-B — translation MDGEGGSFGLAKSAAVKLSEMGERTKQLGSAMKDPHQQKRIILVIVCVALLLDNMLYMVIVPIIPDYLADLESEQSEHVHLVLHPNTSSANSTSQDKSNKDNLDIQIGVLFASKAILQLLVNPLSGTFIDRVGYDIPLLIGLTVMFVSTCIFAFAENYATLFVARSLQGLGSAFADTSGFAMIADKYTEEAERSRALGISLAFISFGSLVAPPFGGILYEFAGKRVPFIVLASVCLADGFLLLTVIKPFSNRTRENMPVGTPIYRLMIDPYIAVVAGALTVANIPLAFLEPTIANWMETTMHSTQWEMGLTWLPAFFPHILGVFITVKLAAKNPHLQWFYGALGMVIIGASSCTVPACKTFGQLIAPLCGICFGIALVDTALLPTLAFLVDVRYVSVYGSVYAIADISYSIAYAMGPIVAGQIVHNLGFVQLNLGMGLVNVLYAPALLLLRNVCQMKPSYSERDNLLDEAPQGLYDTIKLEEVRAKKKGYSSSGNCLSVDENGFDPFRAQQSSGPEFT, via the coding sequence ATGGATGGAGAAGGAGGATCGTTCGGGCTGGCCAAATCAGCCGCAGTAAAACTCTCCGAGATGGGCGAGAGGACCAAGCAGCTGGGCTCCGCGATGAAAGACCCTCACCAGCAGAAGCGGATCATATTAGTGATTGTTTGCGTGGCTCTTCTTCTGGACAATATGCTCTACATGGTCATTGTGCCAATTATCCCAGACTATCTTGCTGACCTGGAGAGCGAGCAATCAGAGCACGTCCACTTAGTGCTGCACCCCAACACTTCCTCAGCCAACAGCACAAGTCAAGACAAAAGCAACAAGGACAATTTGGACATCCAAATAGGAGTCCTTTTCGCCTCTAAAGCCATCCTGCAGCTCCTGGTCAACCCACTCTCAGGAACTTTCATAGATCGAGTCGGATACGACATCCCTCTCCTCATCGGGCTAACCGTGATGTTCGTCTCCACCTGCATTTTCGCCTTCGCGGAGAACTACGCGACACTCTTCGTGGCCAGAAGCCTGCAGGGTCTGGGCTCTGCTTTCGCGGACACCTCCGGCTTCGCGATGATCGCTGACAAGTACACGGAGGAAGCGGAGAGGAGCCGAGCGCTCGGCATCTCCCTGGCGTTCATCTCGTTCGGGAGCCTGGTGGCGCCTCCCTTCGGGGGCATCCTGTATGAGTTCGCCGGAAAGAGGGTCCCTTTCATCGTGCTCGCCTCTGTCTGCCTGGCTGACGGTTTTCTGCTGCTCACTGTCATCAAGCCCTTCTCCAACAGGACTCGGGAGAACATGCCAGTGGGTACCCCGATATACAGACTCATGATAGACCCCTACATCGCCGTGGTGGCCGGGGCGCTCACCGTGGCCAACATCCCGCTGGCCTTCCTGGAGCCGACTATCGCCAACTGGATGGAGACCACCATGCACTCCACTCAGTGGGAGATGGGACTCACCTGGCTGCCGGCCTTCTTCCCTCACATCCTGGGTGTGTTCATTACTGTTAAACTGGCCGCGAAGAACCCCCACCTGCAGTGGTTTTACGGGGCTTTAGGCATGGTAATCATAGGGGCCAGCTCATGCACGGTCCCTGCATGCAAAACTTTCGGGCAACTCATCGCCCCGCTGTGCGGCATCTGTTTCGGCATTGCGCTGGTGGACACGGCGCTGCTGCCAACACTCGCGTTCCTGGTCGACGTGCGCTACGTCTCCGTGTACGGCAGCGTCTATGCCATCGCTGATATCTCGTATTCGATCGCTTACGCTATGGGTCCGATAGTGGCCGGCCAGATCGTGCACAACCTTGGCTTCGTCCAGCTGAATCTGGGCATGGGTTTAGTCAACGTGCTTTACGCGccggcgctgctgctgctgcgcaacGTGTGCCAAATGAAACCGTCTTACTCAGAAAGGGATAACCTGTTAGACGAGGCTCCGCAGGGGCTGTACGACACCATCAAGTTGGAGGAGGTGAGGGCTAAAAAGAAGGGCTACAGTTCGTCGGGGAATTGCTTGTCGGTGGACGAAAATGGGTTCGATCCCTTCAGAGCGCAACAGTCCTCCGGTCCAGAGTTCACCTAG
- the lrit1b gene encoding leucine-rich repeat, immunoglobulin-like domain and transmembrane domain-containing protein 1b, with product MSRHFAAAFCLALVFFPILSTSCPAQCSCFFHKLSDGSKARSVLCNDPEITVIPPNFPSDTSKLRIEKTAITRIASNNFHYLNSLEFLWMSFNSLNSLNADSFRGLYNLDELRLDGNSLTSFPWEALSDMPILRLLDLHNNKISSIPASATIYIKNVTYLDLSSNSLTTLPAEALTMWLSVKPSQDSESSKLILGLHDNPWLCDCRLYDLIQFQKSPSSSVALVDTRLRCTDPESLSGVFFTEAELQRCQAPRVHTAVARVRSSLGNNVLLRCGTVGVPIPDLSWSRADGKKMNGTVQQEISKEGIIWSILSVPAVSYRDSGKYVCKATNFVGTADAIISLVITDSIRSEEAVGGVSKKGSRKKPGSMGRAAYQEKLIARYVPPPTSTAAQPIIEPLNGKGVTGRYEIESYSVSDGNSQGQSKDSYPLKSGEVSQGLGNLVANASSLQQVPEKRVVRSVKVIGDTDHTVSLNWRAPTATNTTEFSVLYAVFGERDMRRINVGAGKNRITIEGLVPKTKYIACVCVKGLIPKKEQCVIFSTDEAASASGTQKLINVVVITVACVIAVPLTLIVCCGAIKKRCQKMLGQQKKDMQDSYVTFETLGPGGKAKGMEGEYLTRLNPDESNRLLSARSSVDSEAIARTEGPPNEYFC from the exons ATGAGCCGGCactttgctgctgctttttgcttggctttagttttttttcctattttaagcACATCATGTCCTGCACAATGCAGTTGCTTCTTTCACAAGCTAAGTGACGGATCAAAGGCAAG GAGCGTGCTTTGTAATGACCCAGAGATCACTGTTATTCCTCCAAACTTCCCATCTGACACATCAAAGCTACGCATAGAGAAGACGGCAATCACGCGCATTGCCAGCAACAACTTTCACTACCTCAACAGCCTTGAGTTTCTCTGGATGTCTTTCAATTCCCTGAACTCGCTTAATGCAGACAGTTTTCGAGGCCTCTACAACCTGGATGAGCTCAGGCTGGATGGAAACTCCCTCACTTCCTTCCCCTGGGAAGCTTTGAGTGACATGCCCATCCTGAGGCTCCTTGACTTGCACAACAACAAGATCTCCTCTATCCCAGCCTCGGCCacaatttacattaaaaacgtCACTTATCTGGATTTATCCAGCAACAGCCTCACAACCCTTCCCGCAGAAGCTCTCACAATGTGGCTGAGCGTGAAGCCTTCCCAAGACTCGGAGTCATCTAAGCTAATTCTAG GTCTTCATGATAACCCATGGCTGTGTGACTGCCGACTCTACGACCTGATCCAGTTTCAGAAATCCCCCTCATCATCCGTGGCACTTGTTGACACTCGGCTGAGGTGCACTGATCCTGAGAGCCTGTCCGGGGTTTTCTTTACTGAAGCAGAGCTTCAGAGGTGCCAGGCCCCCAGGGTGCACACGGCTGTGGCTCGCGTTCGGAGCTCACTGGGCAACAATGTCCTACTGCGCTGTGGTACTGTTGGTGTCCCCATTCCGGACCTTTCCTGGAGCCGTGCTGATGGCAAGAAAATGAATGGCACAG TTCAGCAAGAGATTTCAAAGGAAGGCATCATTTGGTCAATTCTGAGTGTCCCTGCAGTCTCTTACAGGGATTCTGGGAAGTATGTGTGCAAAGCCACCAATTTTGTGGGCACTGCGGATGCCATCATCTCCTTGGTGATCACTGATTCCATTCGATCGGAGGAAGCAGTCGGTGGAGTTTCAAAGAAGGGCAGCAGAAAGAAGCCTGGGAGCATGGGAAGAGCAGCTTACCAGGAAAAACTCATTGCGAGATATGTTCCACCACCCACCAGTACTGCAGCTCAACCCATCATTGAACCTCTTAATGGCAAAGGAGTGACTGGGAGATATGAAATTGAGAGCTACAGTGTTTCTGATGGAAATTCTCAAGGACAGTCCAAAGATTCTTATCCTCTAAAGTCAGGGGAGGTGAGTCAAGGTTTAGGTAACCTGGTGGCAAATGCCTCGTCCCTACAGCAAGTTCCCGAGAAGAGGGTGGTGCGATCGGTAAAAGTGATTGGGGACACGGATCACACTGTCTCTTTGAACTGGCGTGCCCCCACAGCCACAAACACCACCGAATTCAGTGTCCTATATGCTGTTTTTGGTGAGAGAGACATGCGTCGTATTAATGTGGGGGCTGGAAAGAACCGTATCACCATTGAAGGCCTTGTACCAAAGACAAAGTACATAGCATGTGTTTGCGTCAAAGGTTTGATTCCGAAAAAGGAACAGTGTGTAATCTTCTCAACGGATGAGGCTGCCAGTGCCAGTGGCACACAGAAGCTCATTAATGTGGTGGTGATAACTGTTGCATGTGTGATTGCAGTCCCCCTGACTCTGATTGTGTGCTGTGGGGCAATAAAGAAACGTTGCCAAAAAATGCTGGGGCAGCAGAAAAAGGACATGCAAGACTCCTACGTAACGTTTGAGACTCTTGGTCCTGGAGGTAAGGCTAAAGGGATGGAGGGGGAATATCTGACCAGGCTAAACCCTGATGAATCCAACAGGCTCCTGTCGGCGAGGTCAAGTGTCGATTCAGAAGCTATAGCGAGGACTGAAGGGCCACCTAATGAATACTTCTGTTAA